TATTAGGTTTACATAATTGTCTTAATAGGAACTAGCAGACCTGACAAGGGTTTGAAGGGTTAGTTTTCTAAAGTTTTATGCAATTTTTATGCAGTCTCAATAAAACGTAAGTTTTCCCCTAATAATTTTCATCATAACGAACAAAATAATGTATAAAATCCTGCATAAACAGGATTCCAGGCATCCTTCCACAATAGGATGTCTTTTTTTGTCGAAAAATTAGTATTTGAAATGTATTGAAATGATTTGAAAGGAATAATATAATAAAAACAGGAGGTGAGAGCAAATGGGGGAATTAACTGCTACAGAATTAAAGCAAGAATTGAAAGTCTCTGATACAACATTATGGAGATGGAGAAAAGAAGGATTGCCTTTTAACCAGTATGGCTATAAAACCATTCGTTATAACTTAGAAGATGTGAAAGCTTGGCTTAAAGAAAATAAGGGAATCGAATAGGAGTGCAAAGAGTGAAGTTTAAGCCTGAAACAGAAGAAAAAATAGAAGATTTAATGCGATATTTCGAAAAAATCGGCTCAGAAGGGGGAAATCGTCAACTTATAATCGAAGCGGCAATAAATGATATGCATCTAAATTTTACAAAGAATGTACCTGGATTCAACCAAGAGAATGAAAGGGGGTGATTAAATGCACGAGATCACCTATACAGACTTGTTGCCAAAGGGGCTTATTATCGAAATGAAAGACGGTACACTACTTGTAGGAACCGGTATATACAAAAAAAGCACGCACAGCTGCAACTGTACGCGCTAACTACTACTAATACGAATAACTTAGTTATAACAGAATTTCCTCAATTTTTCAAAGGGTAAAGGAGTCAATTTTATTGGCTTCTTTTTTTGTTATAAGACCTAAATTAGCAACAGAAAATGCACTTTCTTTAAACCTGGCTTGAAGCATTGCTATTAAAGGCTTCTAGATAATAATTTCATGGATAATGTACGGATAATAATTATACAAGTCATTCTCCGTCTTTTTCTCCAATTTGTAACTGGTTGTAAGTGATTTTCAACTGGACAGCCTTCCTAAATGGCCGATAACTATGAATAACGCTAATTAAGAAGGAGGTTAGTTTAATGGGGTTAAAAGCATTTCGGATTTATAGAGCTGCGAAAGTGGGAGAAGATGTGCAATGTGGGGAAACGGGGGACATCTGGGAAGTTCTTCGGGTGACTGAAGATGGTTCTGTCATAGTAGATGAGCATTATGATATGCTAACAGGCATCTATTCTTCCACGGTATTAGATGCTTATTGCTACTGGATCGTTAGAAAAGCATTTCAGAAAAACCGTAAAAACAATCATCTATCAAAATACTAAAATGTACTTGTTGTTGAATTTCTGATTTTTAAGAGTTACAATGATTACTAACTTAATAGCTCGGATAAATAAAAAAAGCCATCCCATATGTTAGTGTTTCTCAGGCACTAACGGGATGACTTACCCTGTTCTCCACCTACCACAGCGACAACAGGAAAAAAACCTTATTCAGATAAGCCTATTCTAACGGTTTACATATAAAAATTCAACCGTTAAGTTTTTCTAGTTTTCTACATAATTAGGCAAAAGGTGTATTTTCCTTATTTTCATCAACTGGCTGTGATCAGTTTGAGAATATAGGGAAAGTACGCCTTTTTTTGTTTTTCTGCAACGTGGAATGCCTAACACACGTTGTGAAACTAAACTTGAACAGGTTAAGTCTTGGCCGATGCAGTAAATAAGACTAGGAGAATGGTAGCTCCCTATTGCTGCTATCTCTGAATCGTGAAAGCTACGTTAGTGCTGTCGTTAGGAAGGGTAGGCGCTCAAGGGCGCGTAGGACAAGCCACAGAGGATTTTTTACAAATCTGAACTGTAAGGGCTACTTGAAACAGTAGGCTTGTTTAGAAGAGATTCTAGCGTTAATAGGGATACACTGCGGATACCTCGTTATTCCCAGATTAAGTATGACGTGCTACTACTTACATCGACGATTTTTTTATTTTCGTCTTTGTAGGTAGTCGCTCTATGCCTTACGTTGTCCTCGTGTCAAACCCGATTAAGTCAAAAATCGTAAGACCTTGTCAAGTAAAATCCTCAAAAACAGTAGAAAAATTCTTAAAAAGTTTGGGGTTAAAGGGACCTCAACTATAAAACAGTAAAGATCTATACAAGAAAGCACCCCCTTTTAGTTTTTCTTTACTATTTTCCTGTAGAAAGTGTAAGTTAGAGAGAGGGAGAGTTTCCTAAATGGAAACCAATAAGGAGGAGGCTTAGTGCGCCTGCAGCAATGCAATTGCAAGAGGATGTATTTCTTTAAATACTTGGAGGAGTTGAAGTCAATTCTATGCTGAAAATCCCTTTAAAATCAAAGAAAAAAATACAAAAGACTGTGGAAGGAGCTATAGACACCTATAGAATGTGTTTATTGACTTTTCCATTAGAAAAACAGCCAAAAATCACCGCATCTTACTCGCTAGTACCTCCATCCAACAACAATGACTTTTATTCCTCCACAGAAGAGATAGCCATCACACGTGTAGATCAGTACCGTGAAAGAGAAAATTATATAAATGAATTCCAGAAAGCTTTAAATAAACTTGCAGAAAGTGAACGTAAGGGAATTATTCTTCGTTACCTGGGGGAAGAGGAGCTCTATGATTATG
The genomic region above belongs to Sutcliffiella horikoshii and contains:
- a CDS encoding ArpU family phage packaging/lysis transcriptional regulator, whose product is MLKIPLKSKKKIQKTVEGAIDTYRMCLLTFPLEKQPKITASYSLVPPSNNNDFYSSTEEIAITRVDQYRERENYINEFQKALNKLAESERKGIILRYLGEEELYDYEVYNQLGMSETFYHQKFKPRMLLNFGLALGLLDPHELCGRIPV
- a CDS encoding helix-turn-helix transcriptional regulator, with amino-acid sequence MGELTATELKQELKVSDTTLWRWRKEGLPFNQYGYKTIRYNLEDVKAWLKENKGIE